One region of Drosophila subobscura isolate 14011-0131.10 chromosome J, UCBerk_Dsub_1.0, whole genome shotgun sequence genomic DNA includes:
- the LOC117895373 gene encoding uncharacterized protein LOC117895373: MNYSATSLYSVATIYSTCSRFHTCSSTSVCIPQQHTGQVIRQRFGHSYAARADLNYSQAY; encoded by the coding sequence ATGAACTACTCGGCCACATCGCTGTACAGCGTGGCCACCATCTACAGCACCTGCTCCCGCTTCCACAcctgctccagcaccagcgTCTGCATACCCCAACAGCACACTGGCCAAGTGATTCGTCAACGTTTTGGCCACTCGTACGCAGCACGTGCCGATCTCAATTATAGCCAGGCATACTGA
- the LOC117895374 gene encoding LOW QUALITY PROTEIN: putative phospholipase B-like lamina ancestor (The sequence of the model RefSeq protein was modified relative to this genomic sequence to represent the inferred CDS: inserted 1 base in 1 codon), with product MLKVVGASWQKTRIGTYILIGAGLLVIGAFFIGYMDRPEYDGTYCATAFWTKQVGFQIENWKQQNDLVNIPKGVARICYKDSVYENGWAQIEVETQRTYPDWVQAYAAGILEGSLTWKNIYNQWANTISSSCERDESTQKFCEWLRVLLTTNFEHLKKQAAIRADHDHYWHQLHLFFNQLEGLETGYIRGATRARSDLEEEIPLSDFLLMNAAADIQDLKIYYENFVLPNSTVLEEEASDQPKNFFXPSASMLTRIIQQEQNPQTLQLLFGHSTAGSYSSMLRIQKRYKFHYHFSPNQRSNTVPGADITFTGYPGILGSTDDFYVIKGRQVQAIVGGVGIKNENLQLWKSVDTKDVVPLVARVMAANRIAQNRRTWARAMARHPATGAKQWITVDLNKLGVQDNLYNVLDTDDKHDDAPVPLNDKDKAAIQSRHDQLKDMVWIAEQLPGRMPSRDVTQSFLVAGNTSWLANGVPYLKETLEASGVNYSDDQQLSAADEAELTNLESVDKYLRTHGFRGDLLGGEESIAYGNIDLKLFSYNARLGMSDYHAFAGPIFLRLQHVQPRALDEGRDQGVPSSIGDERLSVTIDDAASLAEMELITERRPVRNDMRAIAMRRIGSGPFKWSEMNPIEDGGHEGQPDEWNFDKVSPKWAW from the exons ATGCTTAAAGTTGTTGGTGCATCATGGCAGAAAACACGGATAGGGACCTACATACTCATCGGAGCTGGTTTACTGGTAATTGGAGCCTTCTTCATTGGCTACATGGATCGACCCGAGTATGATGGAACCTACTGTGCCACGGCATTCTGGACAAAGCAAGTTGGCTTTCAAATTGAGAACTGGAAGCAGCAGAATGATTTGGTCAACATACCCAAGGGTGTGGCGAGGATATGCTACAAGGATTCGGTCTACGAAAATGG TTGGGCACAAATTGAGGTGGAGACGCAGCGAACGTATCCGGATTGGGTGCAGGCTTATGCGGCGGGCATACTGGAGGGTTCACTCACCTGGAAGAACATCTACAATCAGTGGGCCAA TACAATTTCCTCATCCTGTGAACGAGATGAGAGCACACAAAAGTTCTGCGAGTGGCTAAGGGTTCTGCTGACGACAAACTTTGAGCATCTGAAGAAGCAGGCGGCCATCCGGGCCGATCACGATCACTACTGGCATCAGCTGCATTTGTTCTTCAATCAGTTGGAGGGCCTGGAGACGGGCTACATTCGTGGCGCCACGCGTGCACGTTCGGATCTGGAGGAGGAGATTCCACTCTCCGATTTCCTGCTGATGAATGCCGCCGCTGATATACAAGACCTGAAGATATACTACGAGAACTTTGTGCTTCCCAATAGCAcggtgctggaggaggaggccagtGATCAGCCCAAGAACTTCT TGCCCAGCGCATCGATGCTGACGAGGATCATCCAGCAGGAGCAAAACCCACaaacgctgcagctgctctttGGCCACAGCACGGCGGGCAGCTACTCCTCGATGCTGCGGATACAGAAGCGCTACAAATTCCACTACCATTTTTCGCCCAATCAGCGGAGCAACACGGTGCCCGGTGCGGACATCACCTTCACTGGTTATCCTGGCATATTGGGCTCCACCGATGACTTCTATGTGATCAAAGGCAGGCAGGTGCAGGCCATTGTCGGCGGCGTGGGCATCAAGAATGAGAATCTGCAGCTGTGGAAGTCGGTGGACACCAAGGATGTGGTGCCGCTGGTGGCGCGTGTAATGGCCGCCAATCGCATTGCGCAGAACAGACGCACTTGGGCCAGGGCCATGGCCAGGCATCCCGCAACAGGAGCCAAGCAATGGATTACCGTCGATCTGAACAAATTGGGCGTGCAGGATAATCTTTACAATGTCCTCGACACTGATGACAAGCACGATGATGCCCCTGTGCCGCTCAATGACAAGGATAAGGCGGCGATACAGTCGCGTCACGATCAGCTGAAGGATATGGTTTGGATTGCCGAGCAGCTGCCGGGCCGCATGCCCAGTCGGGATGTTACTCAGAGTTTCCTTGTCGCTGGCAACACCTCGTGGCTGGCCAATGGTGTGCCCTACCTCAAGGAGACCCTGGAGGCCAGCGGCGTCAACTACAGCGACGACCAGCAGCTGTCTGCCGCCGATGAGGCGGAACTGACGAACCTCGAATCGGTGGACAAGTATCTGCGCACCCATGGCTTCCGTGGCGATCTGCTGGGCGGTGAGGAGTCCATTGCCTATGGCAACATCGACCTCAAGCTCTTCTCCTACAATGCGCGGCTGGGCATGAGCGATTATCATGCGTTTGCGGGTCCCATATTCCTGCGATTGCAGCATGTACAGCCGCGAGCGCTGGACGAGG gcagggatCAGGGAGTGCCCTCCTCCATTGGCGATGAGCGTCTCAGTGTGACCATCGATGATGCAGCCAGCCTGGCCGAAATGGAGCTCATCACGGAGCGGCGACCGGTGCGCAATGATATGCGAGCCATTGCCATGCGGCGTATAGGCAGTGGACCCTTCAAGTGGTCCGAAATGAATCCCATTGAGGACGGTGGCCACGAGGGCCAACCAGATGAGTGGAACTTTGACAAGGTGTCCCCCAAGTGGGCGTGGTAA